AACTGAATGCATCCACGGTGAAACTCATTAACTTTACCACTTTTTTCCTTAAACGAAAGTGAAAATTAACTGGAAAGGATCATATCGTAACAAACATACCAAGTTCAGTGGATGCAACGACATGGTTTCATCCATCACTATTGAAGAAACTACGGATAAACAAGAAACACACTCTATACAAAGACCAAAGTTCAGTACTCAGGGTCATTGTGTTTTATTCGCCATGCTTATTTCCCCACAAAATGACGTTGACGGCTTGGGAGAATGATAAAGTCACTCCTTTTGAGGTTtctacagaaaaaaaataaaaaaaataagcgTTAAATTGTGGGAAAAGTAGAGAGGCAAGTAACATAAGATCCACAGTAAAATTCCAATGCCACGAAGTTGATAAAAAACAGATgcaatgaaaacaaataaagttcTTCCCATTTCAAagataaattacaaaaatcattttatgcATGAACAAGGCATAACTTGATGGAACATTCCAATCACCCCTGGCTGGCTTTGATAAAGTGCAAATAATGGCTACCTTGGTTTACAACAAATTGAATTTAACCAAAAACTGAGCAAAAGCAAATAAATTATTCAAGAATAAACAGTAACAACAATCAGCGTTTCAGAAGAACTTCAATGCAGTCTTTCAAGGCTGTATGATTTCACTCTAAACATTGCATTGGATAATAATCCATCAATTTCATCCTTAAACTACTATTCTCTCCAATGTAGTCCTCAAAGTGAAAATAACTACTTGAGTAGTCTAAAAAAGTATTACAAATCGTGCAAAATAGtccacaaaatataaaaacatttgaaattgatcCTTAAACTTCGTTGAAATACATCAATTAAGGTATAAAAGTGATTGATATTCACAGCACTTCAGACATTACATAAGTAATTCTATTATTTTGGGAACAACTTAGACGGTGATATGATAATTTGGAGACCAAATTAGTAGTTTCTTTAATCACcggaaaaaaagagagagacgGAAACAACGGGCTGAACAAATTCCACAAAATGACGACTAGTAAAGAGAATTTTCAAATGATCTCAACTGCTAACTAATGCATAAAAGAGGTAGACAGACCTACCAGTCACCCGTCCCCACAAAACTGATAACAACGAAATTTGTAACCAAAAAAAGAAACGGTCAAAAGTTAGAATACGATTCACAACGAGTAAGTTGAGTGTTCTGTAAAACCCCTATGTTAATGTTAATAAACAAACCGCTCACACGATCACAACAAATTGTAAGAAAAGAACCgcacaaatcaaacaaaatgaaaagagaaaaccATTCATCATGTAAAATTACAAAGTTCTGGAAGTCGAACTTCATCGTGATCTTTACAACATGAAATATGAAGAGTaacaaattccaaaaaaaaaagaagaaaacgtcCAAATTGAAACAACAGTGGCCCAAAAACGTAGTTTGTTGAAATACAGAGAGTAAATCAAATTTGACAATAAAAATAGCGGTATGAGTATGAGTAAACCGAAAAGAAAAGCGTGTACCTTATCAGCAGTGTCTTCGTTCTTCTCAGCAGCGTTTTTGTCCTTCTCAGCCCTAACCTTCCCAGCCTGCAGCTTCTGTTTCTCCAATCTTTCCCTCTCCCATTTCTGCACACAGAAGAAAAACATGTAACATGTGATTACAAAGATTGATTCGGAAAAGGGCGAAAAGTGAGAGTACCTGGATGTAGACATTCTCTTTGGCCTGTTCTTCTTCGCTGAGCACGCGCCCTTTGTCGCTGAAGAAGCGACTGAAAGCACCGCGATTCGTTGAGTCCATCACACGAGTCACGGATGCCCGACTCACCCAAGATCTCATAGCCATTAAATCAACAATATTACACGGTGGAGGCGGTGTTTTTGTCTCTACAAAGAAATATGCGAGAAAGTCAAACACCCTagaattttctttccttccttTTATATAATCACCCTGTCAATCTCTACCCGACCCGATTTAACCAACccgttagttttttttttttttttacttcttgaAGAAGTCTCTTGAGAATGTAAACTCTTATATAATGATTTAATGGGTTAACTGATATTTAGGAGCCTTTAAAGAccaatataa
This genomic interval from Vigna radiata var. radiata cultivar VC1973A chromosome 8, Vradiata_ver6, whole genome shotgun sequence contains the following:
- the LOC106771295 gene encoding uncharacterized protein At2g27730, mitochondrial yields the protein MAMRSWVSRASVTRVMDSTNRGAFSRFFSDKGRVLSEEEQAKENVYIQKWERERLEKQKLQAGKVRAEKDKNAAEKNEDTADKKPQKE